A window of Fusarium falciforme chromosome 1, complete sequence genomic DNA:
agacaaaggcCAGAAGGCAGCCAACAGCACAAACCCCCACCTACCCATTGTGGTGGTCCCTTTCTTGCTTCTGCCCTGCTCGCCGTCGTTCACGGTTGAGGCAATCCCCGACCCATGATTCGTCAGCGGCTGCTGTCCCTTGGCGACCGGGCCCCCACATCAATCCACAGTGGTCCCGTCCACTGAAGCCCACCAGTAGCGGCTCGCTGAACCTGCCTACAGTGGTCCACTGCAGCTCACAAAAAGTGCCTGCGACTTGCTTGTGAGTGCCCCTCAGTCCTGGGGCTGTCGCTCAGCCTTGGTTCCCCCCCCCGTGGATTGAGcctccaggccatcaaggttCTCACCTCTTGGCGCTCACTGGTCCGTATCCTCTCTCTTCTGAACATCCCACTCGGGCCGCCGCCCGAGCCATCCATCCGCGCAACCATCGCCATAGGTTTTCTCTTGCACAAAAAGTCAAGTCAGTGGCAGTTGCTGTGGCTGTACGAATACCAGTACAGATACCAGTCCGGCCGGATACCAGTTAGCAGTAGCACTCGCCCATCGGATACCCCCCTCGCCTTgcgtcgtcttcatcatggatCAATCGGGCATCTTTGCCCATCATCATGCCGCCTCCTTCGAGTCCTCAGCCGATAAGGTCGACTACGGCTTCGACTACCACCTTGGCCACGATGCTTCGCTAACCCACGGTCTTGACGCACTCGGCACTTGCAACAACACTGAGAACGCTTGTCTCGATCAGCGTTGCTTCGATCACTATGGCAAAGCCTCCTCGACCCCGACCACCGCCCTGGACCTTGGCATCGACATCAACTCTGACGCTCCCTCCAGTCCCCGACAGAGAGTATCGTATGGTCACTCGCACCCTCATCATCAGAAGGCCTTAGCTCGCTCCACCTGCGTCGCTGGCACTGCCAGCATGAACCCCGACCCCAAATCCGTCAGAGGAGCACACAGGCAAAGGCAAAAGCGAAAGAGACAGGCTGCTCTAGCATCGAAACCCCACGATATTCACCAGTCGCATCATGTCCACCAGATGCGTTCGCCTCAGGTCTTCCATCATGCCCAGCATAGCCAGAGCATCGAACCCATGACTGCTCTCCAGGCTTTTGCTCAGACACCTCAGCTCAACTTTCACCACACCGACTTCCATGCGCCTCCTACTCACTTCCAGCAACCCCTCAACAGCCCTGATTGTGCCGACTGCTTCAATCCAACATGGGTGACAAATATGATGGACCCGGCAGCTAACTGCATGTCCATGCAGTGGCCGCCGTATGGGGGCGCTGCTTCGGCTGCCTGTAGCTCCGCCTGCGACGATGTCAACTGCTGGACTCGGTGCGAAGAGGGTGTCGACGACCAGTGCTGCTACGATGACTGCTGCGCTCAGCTTGACATGTCGCATGCTGCGTGTTGCTTCGAGCCTACCTGCGCCTCCCTCGAGCCATGCCTCGACTCCTCATGCCAGGAGGCATCGATTCCTTGCACAGATGCCAACTGCATGGGCACTCCCGCATCCGTCTCCGTCACCACCCCATCTGCCGAGCCTGAGCCCATCGTCAACGCCCTCGTGAGCCCTGTCGAGCCCGGCCGAGAGATAACCCCAGACGCTTTTGACCAATCAGCCATTGGTCATTTTGCCCAGGGCTTCTCTAACGACCTGAACTCGGCTCATGGCTTCACAAATGACCTAAGTCCGACAATCAGCCAATCGCTTGACCACCAACTCACCCAAAACCATGCTAGCCAAGACGCGAATGAGGCCAGCGGCTTTGCCATGCCAGCATTTCCCTCTGCCTCCAAGTCTAAGCCGGTTGATGAGCAGCCAACAACCGATAACGCTGAGCACTTATGCCGTTGGCTCTGCCTGGATGGCATAGCATGTGGCCAAAAGTTCGCAAGCAACAAAGAACTCCAGGATCACTGCAAGAGTGACCATGTCAAGAACCTTAAGAAGGGCCCCAATGGGTTTTGCTGCACATGGTGGGGTTGTGCCCGACCAGGGCCCTTCTCGCAGAAGAGCAAGCTTGAAAGACATATGCAGACGCATACTGGGTGTAAGTGATGCCATCCCTATgctctcctccttggcccgCCGAACATATGCTAATCGCAGCAGTCAAACCCGTCAAGTGTGACATCTGCGGCATCTACCTTTCCGCGAAGCAATCCCTCGAGCAGCACATGCGCACCCACTCAGGCGAAAAGCCCTGGAAGTGTGAATATCCCGGCTGTACCCAGAGCTTCAAGCAACAGAGTGCTCTCAGTAAGTCCGCAGACCACCGAGACCAGGATCCCATGCTAACTCGAGCTCCAGCTATGCATATGCGCACTCACACTGGGGAGAAGCCACTGGTTTGTGAAGTTTGCGGAAAGCGTTTTGGCGAATCATCCAACCTCTCCAAGCACCGTCGCACACACAATATCCGGGGGAACCATGTGTGCAAAATCTGCCAGAAAGATTTTCATCGACTAGACCAGCTCCGTCGGCACATGCAAACGCATGCTCCCGATGGTGGTCGCAAGGGGAGTAAGAGTTCTTGACCGCCTAAGAAGGGCGAAGGGTGCCACATCGACGCAAGTCGTACTTGAAGGACGGACTTCTTCTGTGTCTTTTCAAAGCGGCATCGGTGTTTTGGGCGTCATCGTTGATCATGTCAGAGTTGATTTTGGGTCGGATTTGGTGTTTAGAAAGTCAGTGCAACAAGGATCGGGCGAAAAAGTCGTATATCATTAGATACCCAATTGCCGTCGTGGATAAGAGAGGAAACCTCCCACGCGAGGGTCACGAAGTTAGTCCCAGACAGCAGAAATGAGAGCACATCTTTAACCAGCATCGCATGGTTCTGGTAATCATCTTGGAAGCTGCGGATATCTTGGCTCATAGCTCGGTGTCTTACGGCTTAGGATGTCGTTGCCGTTGTAGTGAGTCGTGATGGTATGCCACGTCGACGTGGAGGGGCCTGCTGACGTCTCATTGTTCCTCTGTCGTTGCGTTCCCACCATTCGTCCCTTCCGGTGAATTAGAATATGCTCGATGGTGATCCATGATTGCAAGCCGAGAGTCCCTGTTGAATGAGAGAGTGCGTAGCTTTGAGAAAGCATGAGTAGGCCATGAAATCCAAGGCCAATAGTCGTGGAACTGGCGGCATCCCACTCGGAAGGTCAAAGCCACCAACACCTGGTTTGAGCGTTCCACAGTCAAAGTCCTCATCCATTGAGACGGGAGGGTGATGCGCTGGCATCAGAACCTCTCAAATGCATGGCCCCTCTTCCTGTCCTCGGGTCCCAGGCCTCGGATATCGATTTCTGCTGTGCGACGAAGGCATCCAGTGTCGCCGTTGCGGGGTTCATGATGCTGGATGTCCGATACCTCCGATTATCATCCAGTTGGTGTAAATCAGCATGACGGGATCATCCATCTGAAAGAGACGGCGAAGAGCGCAAGGCAGAGGCGCCGAGAAGGACTCGGGATTGAATGAAGGAGGGGAAAAGTGAAGAGGAGGCGAGATTCCTTTCCGTTTGCCTTGCCGATTCGAGGCATGTCGTTGGGGGTTGTGGTGGGGTGACGCGGGTTTGGCCGTTCCGAGGCGCCTCACTGGAGACCGATACGTAGATGGATTTCCGCCCCGGTGGTCACCAGGACTTGCCTTTCTTGGTCGTGCGAGTGTGTCGAAGTTTGATGTGAGGTCGACATTCATCAAGGGGAGTTGTTTCATGAGTCTGGGCTTTTCTAAATCATGTGTGGAAGGTGACCTGGCTGTCTCTCAAGGTGCTTTTTCTGGTGCCTGAGGTTGCCGTTGATCGTTTGATTGATAAACTCAGGCATCAAAGGCACTACGGAAGCACCACCGGCTCTCGCTGGACCAGGCCACTGGTGCTTCGGCTGCCACACCCGAGTGCCTACCTCCTGTACAGTGACACCGTAAGAACAATCACCCTGCCAATGGATGGATCTAATCCATATCACCATACATCGAGGCAATCGGTCTTCAAGACATGGAACTCTGCACATGCACGCAATGGACATTATTGATCATGACCtcattttttcttttttaaacaGACTGCCTGACCAGGCAAGCCCATCATAGACATCCCGTCCCAGAACGAGGCCAAAACCGGGAAACAAGTACAAGTCAGACCGAGATTCCCTGAGCCATGCGATGCAAATTTCGAAGCCCTTTGTTCAGAGAAAAAGCACGCCACGCCCTCCATACCCCGTTTCCTTTCTACCCAGATGTCCGCCATCCCCGAAAACTGCAAGTGGTTTTGATTTAAGCCTGCAATTGACTGTTAGCACACATATCCATGCAGATATTCACCACGTAGAAATCCATATCATTTGTGGCGTCGGGGCTGCTCCGTACCTTGATGGCGAACTTGCGCTGGGGGAAGTGAACGctgcgcttcttggccttctccagcACGCGGGACTTCTCATCGGGTGATAGTCGGCGGCGGATGGCACGGGTCTGCTTGGGTCGGAGGTCGAGAGGAGCGtacttcttgttcttgtagAACAGGCGGAGCTGAGCCCTTTGCTTGGCGTT
This region includes:
- a CDS encoding 60S ribosomal protein L35; translation: MSSGKVKAGALWGKNKDDLTKQLAELKSELGQLRIQKVASSGTKLNKIHDLRKSIARVLTVINAKQRAQLRLFYKNKKYAPLDLRPKQTRAIRRRLSPDEKSRVLEKAKKRSVHFPQRKFAIKA